In Erigeron canadensis isolate Cc75 chromosome 1, C_canadensis_v1, whole genome shotgun sequence, a single window of DNA contains:
- the LOC122593085 gene encoding glutathione S-transferase T3-like, with product MNRGKKPKEPTYSNLPKKRRNTPPLNNRDIMPPPPSQKNTAEDVYRPQRVEVFLNSMDPLFFDSVPSSVQPNTGFSGFANETQTGFSGFAGGSSSHFATQQVKRVSKLGEDEEACLAKAWLNVYEDPYVGNAQTAGSFWKKVKFQLDSHLNRESGRTPEMCRSKWKDLKHKVSGFCGIYNVKKSKMSSGQSEEDVFKEAVALYMRKYNNKSGFPHVEAWQVLRRGPKWSEVLTLEEICEESGSKRARTEGSVHVRSSGEPSVHIDLNDDHLEQEEEGGNDMDDALVHQARPVPPRRKAKGKQTTPSASTTSEEFLKMVAELKCDNEDKKRAREEKMQMQKAMMDSYMAAEEARRKREEEMTRMV from the exons ATGAATAGGGGGAAGAAACCAAAAGAACCCACTTACTCAAATCTACCCAAAAAACGTAGAAACACGCCGCCGCTAAACAATCGCGATATTATGCCACCTCCCCCTTCGCAAAAAAATACGGCTGAAGATGTGTATAGGCCACAACGTGTTGAAGTTTTCTTGAATAGTATGGATCCATTGTTTTTCGATTCTGTCCCGTCAAGTGTGCAACCGAATAccgggttttcgggttttgCGAATGAAACTCAAACCGGGTTTTCGGGTTTCGCGGGTGGTTCATCATCACACTTCGCGACTCAGCAg GTAAAGAGAGTGTCGAAATTGGGGGAGGATGAAGAGGCGTGTTTGGCAAAAGCTTGGTTAAACGTTTATGAGGATCCATACGTCGGAAACGCTCAAACGGCGGGTTCGTTTTGGAAGAAGGTGAAGTTTCAGTTGGACTCACACTTGAACCGTGAGTCGGGACGTACCCCTGAAATGTGTCGGtcgaaatggaaggatttgaagcATAAGGTGTCGGGTTTTTGTGGTATTTACAATGTGAAGAAAAGTAAGATGTCGAGTGGCCAAAGTGAAGAGGATGTGTTTAAGGAGGCCGTGGCATTGTATATGCGGAAATACAATAACAAGTCCGGGTTTCCGCATGTAGAGGCGTGGCAGGTTTTGAGGAGAGGACCGAAATGGTCGGAGGTTCTTACTTTGGAGGAGATTTGTGAGGAGTCGGGTAGCAAAAGGGCAAGAACGGAAGGGTCTGTCCATGTACGTTCATCAGGGGAGCCGTCGGTCCATATTGACTTGAATGACGACCACTTGGAGCAAGAAGAGGAGGGAGGGAATGACATGGATGATGCACTAGTACATCAGGCTAGACCTGTGCCACCCCGCCGTAAAGCTAAGGGTAAGCAGACCACTCCTTCCGCCTCTACTACATCTGAGGAGTTCTTGAAGATGGTCGCGGAGTTGAAATGCGACAATGAGGATAAAAAACGAGCTCGGGAGGAGAAGATGCAGATGCAGAAGGCGATGATGGATAGCTATATGGCGGCGGAGGAGGCTAGGAGGAAACGGGAGGAGGAGATGACACGGATGGTCTAG